One window of Streptomyces sp. FIT100 genomic DNA carries:
- the selD gene encoding selenide, water dikinase SelD translates to MTTVGPAAGPAAPVRLTQYGHGGGCACKIPPGELETMVAGLLPSRIPGQPPDADGDRLLVGLDDGDDAAVVRTGDGSALVSTADFFTPVVDDARDWGRIAAANALSDVYAMGGRPVVALNLLGWPRDVLPADLAQEVLAGALDVAGRAGCFVGGGHSIDSPEPLYGMAVTGLVDPDRLLRNDAGRPGVPLTLTKPLGVGILNNRHKRTGEVFAHAVACMAELNDRAGAAALEAGAVCATDVTGFGLLGHLHKLARASGVTAVVDTGAVPVLDGVWESLRAGYVSGGTRRNLDWVRPHLDAGRATADQLHLLADAQTSGGLLVAGEVPGHPVIGELVPAVAGTTLVVR, encoded by the coding sequence ATGACGACAGTTGGCCCTGCAGCCGGACCCGCCGCGCCCGTGCGGCTGACCCAGTACGGACACGGCGGCGGCTGCGCCTGCAAGATCCCTCCCGGGGAGCTGGAGACGATGGTCGCGGGACTGCTGCCGTCCCGGATCCCCGGACAGCCCCCGGACGCCGACGGGGACCGGCTGCTGGTCGGACTCGACGACGGGGACGACGCCGCGGTCGTGCGCACCGGTGACGGCTCCGCGCTGGTGTCGACGGCCGACTTCTTCACGCCGGTCGTCGACGACGCCCGCGACTGGGGCCGGATCGCCGCCGCCAACGCCCTGTCCGACGTCTACGCGATGGGCGGCCGGCCCGTCGTCGCGCTCAACCTGCTGGGCTGGCCCCGGGACGTCCTGCCCGCGGACCTTGCCCAGGAGGTCCTGGCGGGAGCGCTCGATGTCGCCGGCAGGGCCGGCTGCTTCGTCGGCGGCGGCCACAGCATCGACAGCCCGGAACCGCTCTACGGAATGGCCGTGACCGGACTGGTGGACCCGGACCGGCTGCTGCGCAACGACGCAGGCCGGCCGGGTGTGCCGCTGACCCTGACCAAACCGCTGGGCGTCGGGATCCTCAACAACCGCCACAAGCGCACGGGAGAGGTCTTCGCGCATGCCGTCGCCTGCATGGCGGAGCTCAACGACAGGGCCGGTGCCGCGGCCCTGGAGGCCGGCGCCGTGTGCGCCACCGATGTGACCGGATTCGGGCTGCTCGGCCATCTGCACAAGCTGGCGCGGGCGAGCGGCGTCACCGCCGTGGTGGACACCGGCGCCGTCCCGGTGCTCGACGGCGTATGGGAGTCCCTGCGCGCCGGGTACGTCAGCGGCGGCACCCGGCGCAATCTCGACTGGGTGCGCCCGCACCTGGACGCGGGGCGGGCGACCGCCGACCAGCTGCACTTGCTCGCCGACGCGCAGACCTCCGGCGGGCTGCTGGTCGCGGGGGAGGTACCCGGCCACCCGGTCATCGGGGAACTGGTCCCCGCCGTGGCCGGCACGACACTGGTGGTCCGCTGA
- a CDS encoding penicillin-insensitive murein endopeptidase gives MRQLARIITLFAAVAGLLLGLGVPAHAFPQAAFPLTSSGNRGTDVVALQHLLAAHGRSVAVDGVFGPGTHSAVVGFQQSKGLTADGIAGPATWGALAVTVRQGDNGPAVNAVQSLLNAKRGAGLTVDGNFGPATASAVRTFQTHAGIGADGVVGPVTWQNLLWHYENIDFGAGTMCAQSPDGNAGAHWATAGAVAQLEAAAAAFASTGSGRLPVGDAGFEHGGDIPGHASHEVGMDIDVWPIRTDSAQCTAGRITWQSSTYDRAATRRLVQEIRAKAPGHVELVFFNDPQLISEGLTTSYPNHDNHLHIRYR, from the coding sequence ATGAGACAACTCGCGCGGATCATCACGCTGTTCGCCGCGGTGGCCGGTCTGCTCCTCGGACTGGGCGTCCCCGCACATGCCTTCCCTCAGGCCGCGTTCCCGCTGACGAGCAGCGGCAACCGGGGCACCGACGTCGTCGCGCTTCAGCACCTGCTCGCCGCGCACGGCCGCTCCGTGGCCGTGGACGGAGTCTTCGGCCCGGGCACGCACAGCGCCGTGGTGGGCTTCCAGCAGTCCAAGGGCCTGACCGCGGACGGCATCGCCGGGCCCGCCACCTGGGGAGCGCTCGCCGTCACCGTGCGGCAGGGCGACAACGGGCCCGCGGTGAACGCCGTCCAGTCGCTGCTCAACGCCAAGCGGGGCGCGGGCCTCACGGTCGACGGGAACTTCGGACCGGCCACCGCCTCCGCCGTGCGCACCTTCCAGACCCACGCCGGGATCGGTGCGGACGGCGTCGTCGGGCCGGTCACCTGGCAGAACCTGCTCTGGCACTACGAGAACATCGACTTCGGCGCCGGCACGATGTGCGCGCAGAGCCCCGACGGCAACGCAGGCGCCCACTGGGCGACAGCGGGCGCCGTCGCCCAACTGGAGGCCGCCGCTGCCGCCTTCGCCTCCACCGGGAGCGGCAGACTGCCGGTCGGTGACGCGGGCTTCGAGCACGGCGGGGACATACCCGGTCACGCCAGCCACGAAGTCGGGATGGACATCGATGTGTGGCCGATCCGCACCGATTCGGCGCAGTGCACCGCCGGGCGCATCACCTGGCAGTCGTCGACCTACGACCGCGCGGCCACCCGCCGGCTCGTGCAGGAGATCCGGGCGAAGGCACCCGGCCATGTCGAGCTGGTCTTCTTCAACGATCCGCAGCTGATCTCGGAGGGGCTGACCACGAGTTATCCGAACCACGACAACCATCTGCACATCCGCTACCGGTAG
- a CDS encoding glycoside hydrolase domain-containing protein: protein MSSRNLWHLWRVRAGTALLAVLAGIGAFADPGPAVADSPPEGRRTVTFHGYRIAVPADWQVVDLAENPRACLRFDRPTVYVGEPADRNDCPARVVGRTAGIVVEPLTARSAGRASAATARTARGRATAPAAASSNDTIQIAVEDAGVLVTAAHAPGTEALVRDVLASAELTAGAERTELPRAAQRSDAAPLAAAGPQPGSYLGKGFDACTAPSQAAMDAWQTSSPYSAVGVYISGSFRGCAQPNLTASWVTAQTANGWRLIPIDVGRQAPCTSYSLKMSADPATARSQGVTAAAGAITAASNLGIPAGSAIYSDIEAYTSTASCKAAVLSYLSGWTERLHSSGYLSGFYSSAASGIRDAAGEYDNSAYTRVDHLFYAWWNGAADTDTGTYVPASQWSDHQRIHQYVGEVTESYGGYSINIDRDYLDVGTGTTPPTPTCTGANLDFTAYTTVQSGSTGGLVKAAQCLLKAAGHDPGTPDGVFGPDTTTAARNFQTGTGLTADGAVGPRTWTALLSRGSTPTIQSGSTGEAVTRLQRALTAALGRTVAIDGVFGSGTAQAVRDYQSSRGLGADGIVGPATWDALQSGK from the coding sequence ATGTCGTCCCGCAACCTGTGGCACCTGTGGCGCGTCCGCGCCGGAACGGCCTTGCTGGCGGTGCTCGCCGGCATCGGCGCGTTCGCCGACCCCGGCCCCGCCGTGGCGGATTCGCCGCCCGAGGGCCGGCGGACCGTCACGTTCCACGGCTACCGCATCGCGGTGCCCGCCGACTGGCAGGTGGTCGATCTGGCCGAGAACCCGCGCGCCTGCCTCCGGTTCGACCGCCCCACCGTCTACGTGGGCGAGCCCGCCGACCGGAACGACTGCCCCGCCCGCGTCGTCGGCCGGACGGCCGGCATCGTCGTGGAGCCCCTCACCGCCCGCTCCGCCGGGCGGGCATCGGCGGCGACCGCGCGGACGGCGCGCGGCAGGGCCACCGCCCCGGCCGCCGCGTCCAGCAACGACACCATCCAGATCGCGGTCGAGGACGCCGGGGTCCTCGTCACCGCGGCCCACGCCCCGGGGACCGAGGCCCTGGTACGCGACGTCCTCGCCTCCGCGGAACTCACCGCCGGCGCCGAACGCACCGAGCTGCCCCGTGCGGCGCAGCGGTCCGACGCCGCTCCGCTGGCCGCGGCCGGGCCGCAACCGGGCAGCTACCTCGGCAAGGGCTTCGACGCCTGCACCGCGCCCTCCCAGGCCGCCATGGACGCCTGGCAGACGAGCTCGCCGTACAGCGCGGTCGGCGTCTACATCAGCGGCTCCTTCCGCGGCTGCGCCCAGCCGAACCTGACGGCGAGCTGGGTGACCGCCCAGACCGCCAACGGATGGCGTCTGATCCCCATCGACGTCGGCCGCCAGGCACCGTGCACCAGCTACTCGCTGAAGATGTCCGCCGACCCCGCCACGGCCAGGTCCCAGGGCGTCACCGCGGCGGCCGGCGCCATCACCGCCGCGTCGAACCTCGGCATCCCGGCGGGCAGCGCCATCTACAGCGACATCGAGGCGTACACCTCCACGGCCTCCTGCAAGGCGGCCGTGCTGTCGTACCTGTCCGGCTGGACCGAGCGGCTGCACAGCAGCGGCTATCTGTCGGGCTTCTACTCCAGCGCCGCCTCCGGCATCAGGGACGCCGCCGGCGAGTACGACAACAGCGCCTACACGCGGGTCGACCACCTCTTCTACGCGTGGTGGAACGGAGCCGCCGACACCGACACCGGTACCTACGTGCCGGCGAGCCAGTGGTCCGACCACCAGCGGATCCACCAGTACGTCGGCGAGGTCACCGAGTCCTACGGCGGCTACTCGATCAACATCGACCGCGACTACCTGGACGTGGGCACCGGCACCACCCCGCCCACGCCCACCTGCACCGGGGCGAACCTCGACTTCACCGCGTACACCACCGTCCAGAGCGGCTCGACCGGCGGTCTGGTCAAGGCCGCCCAGTGCCTGCTGAAGGCCGCCGGCCACGACCCCGGCACACCGGACGGCGTCTTCGGCCCCGACACGACCACCGCCGCCAGGAACTTCCAGACCGGCACCGGGCTCACGGCGGACGGCGCGGTCGGCCCCAGGACCTGGACCGCCCTGCTGTCCCGCGGATCCACCCCCACCATCCAGAGCGGCTCGACGGGAGAGGCCGTCACACGACTGCAGCGCGCGCTGACCGCCGCGCTCGGCCGGACGGTGGCCATCGACGGCGTCTTCGGCTCGGGCACCGCCCAGGCCGTGCGCGACTACCAGTCCTCGCGCGGGCTCGGCGCCGACGGCATCGTCGGCCCCGCCACCTGGGACGCCCTCCAGTCGGGAAAGTGA
- a CDS encoding peptidoglycan-binding protein, which produces MTALDDVPMLRRSGSGGRSRPRRGTLPSFAPRRRTVLQAATAAGFAALGVFSAARQAYADGYDIWTGACPSYAADHNCSPGCGPSTIYADACVTSGTNTGFHRSDGVTWTLRPNQCYAGTYDGWLWAYSAACGNCGCGIERRCHDGYRNTGSGWVKSICRWTTDCGCPGSLDWPTVGRGATGPDVHTVQHLLTHHGHPTDVDGVFGPDTEARVEEFQSANGLGLTGSVGPATWPVLVVTVRQGDVNDAVSGAQRQLNKHGHALTVDGNFGALTRQAVVSFQSLHGLTADGVVGQNTWRTLTGTV; this is translated from the coding sequence ATGACCGCACTGGACGACGTGCCCATGCTGCGCCGCTCCGGGAGCGGCGGCCGCTCCCGGCCCCGGCGCGGGACCCTGCCGTCCTTCGCGCCACGCAGGCGCACCGTGCTGCAGGCGGCGACCGCCGCGGGCTTCGCCGCGCTGGGGGTGTTCTCCGCCGCCCGGCAGGCGTATGCCGACGGCTACGACATCTGGACCGGCGCGTGCCCGAGTTACGCCGCGGACCACAACTGCTCCCCGGGCTGCGGGCCGAGCACGATCTACGCCGACGCCTGTGTGACGTCAGGGACGAACACCGGCTTCCACCGGTCCGACGGTGTCACCTGGACGCTGCGGCCGAACCAGTGCTACGCGGGCACCTACGACGGCTGGCTGTGGGCGTACAGCGCGGCCTGCGGCAACTGCGGCTGCGGTATCGAGCGGCGCTGCCACGACGGATACCGCAACACCGGCTCCGGCTGGGTGAAGTCCATCTGCCGCTGGACCACCGACTGCGGCTGCCCCGGTTCCCTCGACTGGCCGACCGTCGGCCGCGGGGCGACCGGGCCCGACGTCCACACCGTCCAGCACCTGCTCACCCACCACGGTCATCCGACGGACGTCGACGGCGTGTTCGGGCCGGACACCGAGGCGCGGGTCGAGGAGTTCCAGTCGGCGAACGGGCTCGGCCTCACGGGCAGCGTCGGCCCGGCCACCTGGCCGGTGCTGGTCGTCACCGTCCGCCAGGGAGACGTGAACGATGCCGTGAGCGGCGCCCAGCGGCAGCTCAACAAGCACGGCCACGCGCTGACGGTCGACGGCAACTTCGGTGCGCTCACGCGGCAGGCAGTCGTCTCGTTCCAGTCGCTGCACGGCCTGACCGCCGACGGCGTGGTCGGCCAGAACACCTGGCGCACGCTGACCGGGACCGTGTAG
- a CDS encoding MauE/DoxX family redox-associated membrane protein, producing the protein MTGFLGGLTAAIVTLGLLAGAVSHAARPAALGEALRAHGVLGPRLLRFAAAVLPFVEGALGAAGAVALPTGHQRGLQAVLTAAACLFGLYAGYTRHALTLGRGGPCGCSHEDVPLSRWVTWRAAALAGLALAGAVLAGAGPVRLSSAELVTLILAATACTVLLWSLPAAMHEPAAAAVHRPGRATVPHPTGATVHRPAAAAVHHPTDDAVHHPTGATVHHPTDATVHHPTGATVHRTAEGVSTRWTSPPAP; encoded by the coding sequence GTGACCGGCTTCCTGGGCGGCCTGACCGCCGCGATCGTGACGCTGGGCCTGCTCGCAGGTGCGGTCTCCCACGCCGCCCGGCCCGCCGCCCTGGGCGAGGCGCTGCGGGCGCACGGCGTGCTGGGCCCGCGGCTCCTGAGGTTCGCGGCCGCCGTCCTGCCGTTCGTCGAAGGGGCCTTGGGGGCGGCCGGCGCGGTCGCGCTGCCGACGGGTCACCAACGGGGACTTCAGGCCGTACTCACCGCGGCGGCCTGCCTCTTCGGGCTCTACGCCGGCTACACGCGGCACGCCCTCACCCTCGGCCGCGGGGGTCCGTGCGGCTGTTCGCACGAGGACGTTCCCCTGAGTCGCTGGGTGACGTGGCGGGCCGCGGCGCTCGCCGGCCTCGCACTGGCCGGGGCGGTCCTCGCCGGCGCCGGCCCGGTCCGGCTCTCCTCGGCGGAGCTGGTCACGCTGATACTCGCGGCCACCGCCTGCACCGTGCTGCTGTGGTCGCTGCCCGCCGCCATGCACGAGCCGGCCGCGGCCGCCGTTCACCGGCCGGGCAGGGCCACCGTCCCCCACCCGACCGGAGCCACCGTGCACCGGCCGGCCGCAGCCGCCGTTCACCACCCGACCGACGACGCCGTTCACCACCCGACCGGCGCCACCGTGCACCACCCGACCGACGCCACCGTGCACCACCCGACCGGCGCCACCGTGCACCGGACCGCCGAAGGAGTGTCGACGCGATGGACTTCACCACCAGCGCCCTGA
- a CDS encoding MFS transporter encodes MPRNSTRLTFVVLATGAGVFSMLQSLIAPALPTVQHALHTSQATATWVMTAYLLSASVFTPILGRVGDLIGKKRTLVAVLVALTLGCLLAALAPTIGVLIVARVVQGIGGALFPLSFGIIRDEFAPAEVGSRISNLSAVIAAGGGVGIVAAGPIVSALDYRWLFWLPVGVVAVTALIAQRYVPESPGRAEGRINWLGAVLLSGWLVALLLPLSQATGWGWGSAKVIGLLALAAVVFAAWLAAESRSGHPLIDLRIMRLPAVWTTNTAGLLFGAGMYAVWSFLPAFVQTPRSAGYGFGASVTAAGLLMLPMLIAMFCSGVLSGRLEPVVGARNLLTTGAVLGAVACGLLAAWHDRQWQVALAAGVFGLGIGLAFASMANLIVRSVPPEQTGAATGMNANIRTIGGSLGAAVTTALVTGHTQPSGLPHASGYTHAFGLLALLCLGAALAALLVPVRRAARTSMVAGGSDDASRAEPRTDAAGVRG; translated from the coding sequence ATGCCCCGCAACTCCACCCGCCTCACCTTCGTGGTCCTCGCGACCGGTGCGGGCGTGTTCTCCATGCTCCAGTCACTGATCGCGCCGGCCCTGCCCACCGTCCAGCACGCCCTGCACACGTCGCAGGCGACCGCGACCTGGGTGATGACCGCCTATCTGCTGTCCGCCTCGGTCTTCACACCGATCCTCGGCCGGGTCGGCGATCTGATCGGCAAGAAGCGCACCCTCGTCGCCGTGCTCGTGGCCCTCACGCTCGGCTGTCTGCTCGCCGCACTCGCGCCGACCATCGGCGTCCTGATCGTCGCCCGGGTCGTCCAGGGCATCGGGGGCGCGCTGTTCCCCCTGTCCTTCGGGATCATCCGCGACGAGTTCGCCCCGGCCGAGGTGGGCTCCAGGATCAGCAACCTGTCGGCCGTGATCGCCGCCGGCGGCGGTGTCGGCATCGTCGCGGCCGGTCCCATCGTGTCCGCGCTCGACTACCGGTGGCTGTTCTGGCTCCCGGTCGGCGTCGTCGCCGTCACCGCGCTCATCGCGCAGCGCTACGTCCCCGAGTCGCCCGGCAGGGCCGAGGGACGCATCAACTGGCTCGGCGCCGTGCTGCTGTCCGGCTGGCTCGTCGCCCTGCTGCTCCCGCTCAGCCAGGCGACCGGTTGGGGCTGGGGGTCGGCGAAGGTGATCGGCCTGCTCGCCCTCGCCGCGGTGGTCTTCGCCGCGTGGCTGGCCGCCGAATCGCGCTCCGGCCACCCGCTGATCGACCTGCGGATCATGCGCCTGCCCGCGGTGTGGACCACCAACACCGCCGGACTCCTCTTCGGCGCGGGCATGTACGCGGTCTGGTCCTTCCTCCCCGCCTTCGTGCAGACCCCGCGCTCCGCGGGGTACGGGTTCGGCGCGAGCGTCACCGCGGCGGGACTGCTGATGCTGCCGATGCTGATCGCGATGTTCTGCTCGGGTGTGCTGAGCGGTCGTCTGGAGCCCGTGGTCGGCGCCAGGAACCTGCTCACCACGGGCGCCGTGCTCGGCGCCGTCGCCTGCGGCCTGCTGGCGGCCTGGCACGACCGGCAGTGGCAGGTGGCCCTCGCCGCGGGAGTCTTCGGCCTCGGCATCGGCCTGGCCTTCGCCTCGATGGCCAACCTGATCGTGCGCAGCGTGCCGCCCGAGCAGACCGGCGCCGCGACCGGCATGAACGCGAACATCCGGACCATCGGCGGCTCCCTCGGCGCCGCGGTCACCACGGCACTGGTGACCGGCCACACGCAGCCGTCAGGTCTTCCCCACGCCTCCGGCTACACGCACGCCTTCGGCCTGCTGGCCCTGCTCTGCCTCGGCGCGGCGCTGGCCGCCCTCCTCGTACCGGTGCGTCGTGCCGCGCGTACGTCCATGGTGGCAGGCGGCTCTGACGACGCGTCACGCGCGGAGCCCAGGACCGACGCGGCCGGCGTCCGCGGCTGA
- a CDS encoding TetR/AcrR family transcriptional regulator: MAPQPFPVSEIVASQRPHRRDAARNYDALLAAAREAFTENGAGASLEDIARRAGVGIGTLYRNFPTRRHLFESVYADEVNALCQVALDVAELEPWEALTSWLRRFVDYTVTKRAIREALSNESDIFLTCRESMFQAGGPLLDRAQEAGEARADMSFDDLLRMVAGITATTFLDDAQRDRVLAVALDGVRARA; this comes from the coding sequence ATGGCACCCCAGCCGTTCCCCGTCAGCGAGATCGTCGCCTCCCAGCGCCCCCACCGCCGCGACGCCGCACGCAACTACGACGCCCTCCTGGCCGCCGCGCGCGAAGCCTTCACGGAGAACGGCGCGGGTGCCTCCCTGGAGGACATCGCCCGCCGCGCGGGCGTCGGTATCGGCACGCTGTACCGGAACTTCCCCACCCGCCGCCATCTCTTCGAGAGCGTCTACGCGGACGAGGTGAACGCCCTGTGCCAGGTGGCGCTGGACGTCGCCGAGCTGGAGCCGTGGGAGGCGCTGACCTCGTGGCTGCGCCGGTTCGTGGACTACACCGTGACCAAGCGGGCCATCCGCGAGGCGCTGAGCAACGAGTCGGACATCTTCCTGACCTGCCGGGAGTCGATGTTCCAGGCCGGCGGCCCACTGCTGGACCGGGCCCAGGAAGCCGGCGAGGCGCGCGCGGACATGAGCTTCGACGACCTGCTGCGGATGGTCGCCGGGATCACCGCGACCACCTTCCTCGACGACGCCCAGCGCGACCGGGTCCTCGCGGTCGCCCTGGACGGTGTCCGCGCACGGGCCTGA
- a CDS encoding N-formylglutamate amidohydrolase, giving the protein MGDESASFQLLPGASESPVILHVPHSSRVVPADVRRGIVLDDAALERELDHITDAHTAELAAAAAEAAPVVPWRFVNSLSRLVVDPERFPDEREEMAAVGMGAVYTRTTHREPLRRADADPRPLLERYFHPYAEAMTAAVADRLDAVGRAVVIDVHSYPTRPLPYELHGRGPRPPVCLGTDAFHTPPALLARAQEVFHGFGGTGLDSPFAGTYVPLAFYGKDPRVSALMIEIRRDVYMDEPGGRAGPGLAALAGALAELAGAL; this is encoded by the coding sequence ATGGGCGACGAGTCCGCTTCCTTCCAGCTCCTTCCCGGTGCCTCCGAGTCGCCGGTGATCCTTCATGTGCCGCACTCGTCACGGGTCGTGCCGGCCGACGTCCGCCGCGGCATCGTCCTGGACGACGCCGCCCTGGAGCGCGAGCTCGACCACATCACCGACGCCCACACGGCGGAGCTCGCCGCCGCCGCGGCCGAGGCCGCACCCGTCGTGCCCTGGCGGTTCGTCAACTCGCTGTCCCGCCTGGTGGTCGACCCCGAGCGCTTCCCCGACGAGCGTGAGGAGATGGCGGCGGTCGGCATGGGCGCCGTCTACACCCGGACCACGCACCGCGAGCCGCTCCGGCGCGCGGACGCGGACCCCCGGCCCCTGCTGGAGCGGTACTTCCACCCGTACGCGGAGGCGATGACGGCCGCGGTCGCCGACCGCCTGGACGCCGTCGGACGCGCGGTGGTCATCGACGTGCACTCGTACCCGACGCGGCCCTTGCCGTACGAGCTCCACGGCAGGGGGCCGCGGCCCCCGGTCTGTCTCGGCACCGACGCCTTCCACACGCCGCCCGCGCTGCTCGCCCGCGCACAGGAGGTCTTCCACGGTTTCGGCGGCACGGGGCTGGACAGCCCCTTCGCGGGGACGTACGTACCGCTGGCGTTCTACGGCAAGGACCCGCGGGTCAGCGCCCTGATGATCGAGATCCGCCGGGACGTGTACATGGACGAGCCGGGTGGCCGGGCCGGACCCGGCCTCGCGGCGCTCGCCGGGGCTCTGGCCGAGTTGGCCGGCGCCCTGTGA
- a CDS encoding ADP-ribosylglycohydrolase family protein — MNYVKADPEKVRRGRTDSAARGMLIGLALGETLGNARGTVPADGPLHAGVCTQLACFTAEGLIRASVRMDHRGIGHPPSVLWHAYCRWAALQGIEADRMRERWTMGLDRPWPTGWLAEVPALAERRGSAPATVAALTRIEQGTLTEPATPSRGWHALGRTLPVAAVPAWCSGATVRETAALTHGDPAAQSAAAHAALLARHCPTGDGVHDAFATALSELRSFDPKATADELDRLTTALRHGADRPGDAAALAHFAPDRTAPSALLGGLYAAASFPERAQVDAALRFASGAPDGGAVACVTGALLGAAHGVEALPVHLVSRHELSWVLDTLARDLVVQFADSPCGSEWTEGWDPNWWNRYPGG, encoded by the coding sequence ATGAACTACGTGAAGGCGGACCCGGAGAAGGTCCGCAGGGGCAGGACCGACTCCGCCGCGCGCGGCATGCTCATCGGCCTGGCTCTGGGAGAGACCCTGGGGAACGCGCGGGGCACGGTGCCGGCCGACGGCCCGCTGCACGCCGGCGTCTGCACCCAGTTGGCCTGCTTCACGGCCGAGGGCCTGATACGGGCGAGTGTGCGCATGGACCACAGGGGCATCGGCCATCCGCCGTCGGTGCTGTGGCACGCCTACTGCCGGTGGGCGGCGCTGCAGGGCATCGAGGCCGACCGGATGCGGGAGCGCTGGACCATGGGCCTCGACCGGCCGTGGCCGACGGGATGGCTCGCGGAGGTGCCCGCGCTCGCGGAACGGCGCGGCTCCGCCCCGGCGACCGTGGCGGCGCTCACCAGGATCGAGCAGGGCACGCTCACGGAGCCGGCGACGCCCAGCCGCGGCTGGCACGCGCTGGGCCGTACGCTCCCGGTGGCCGCGGTGCCCGCGTGGTGCTCGGGCGCGACCGTCCGTGAGACCGCGGCCCTGACACACGGCGACCCGGCGGCGCAGTCCGCGGCCGCCCACGCGGCCCTCCTCGCTCGCCACTGTCCGACCGGCGACGGGGTCCATGACGCGTTCGCCACGGCCCTGTCCGAACTGCGTTCGTTCGACCCGAAGGCCACGGCCGATGAGCTCGACCGGCTCACGACGGCCCTCCGTCACGGCGCCGACCGGCCCGGCGACGCTGCCGCGCTGGCCCACTTCGCTCCGGACCGGACCGCGCCCTCGGCCCTTCTCGGCGGTCTCTACGCGGCCGCGTCCTTCCCCGAACGCGCCCAGGTCGACGCGGCGCTCCGCTTCGCGTCAGGCGCACCCGACGGCGGGGCCGTCGCGTGCGTCACCGGGGCGCTCCTCGGTGCCGCCCACGGCGTCGAGGCGCTCCCGGTCCACCTGGTGAGCCGCCACGAGCTGTCGTGGGTCCTGGACACCCTGGCCCGCGACCTCGTCGTCCAGTTCGCGGACTCCCCGTGCGGGAGCGAGTGGACCGAAGGGTGGGACCCGAACTGGTGGAACCGCTACCCCGGCGGATGA
- a CDS encoding CPBP family intramembrane glutamic endopeptidase, whose protein sequence is MPMLLLAVGVLAAVNVLVNRLGPQLYVPVCVAAAAALLLIARRSGITWDELGLGRAAAPRGLRWGLVLTGAVLLVYLVALAVPFTREAFHDERAAELSAGELVYRALVRVPFGTVLLEEIAFRGVLWAMMRRRWGTGWATTVSSALFGLWHVQPSRGLTGSNAAAEAVFGTGRTGVALSVAAAVAGTGLAGALFCELRRRSGSLIPPVALHCALNSAGYALAWAASRRWAR, encoded by the coding sequence ATGCCGATGCTCCTCCTGGCCGTCGGAGTGCTCGCGGCCGTGAACGTCCTCGTCAACCGGCTCGGGCCGCAGCTGTACGTACCCGTGTGCGTCGCCGCGGCCGCCGCACTCCTGCTGATCGCCCGGCGGTCCGGGATCACCTGGGACGAGCTCGGGCTCGGCCGTGCGGCCGCCCCGCGCGGACTGCGCTGGGGCCTCGTCCTGACCGGGGCCGTGCTCCTCGTCTACCTCGTCGCGCTGGCCGTGCCGTTCACCCGCGAGGCGTTCCACGACGAGCGTGCCGCGGAGCTGTCGGCCGGGGAACTGGTGTACCGCGCGCTGGTGCGCGTCCCCTTCGGGACCGTGCTCCTGGAGGAGATCGCGTTCCGGGGGGTGCTGTGGGCCATGATGCGGCGGCGCTGGGGCACCGGGTGGGCCACCACCGTCTCCTCGGCTCTGTTCGGGCTCTGGCACGTCCAGCCGTCCCGCGGGCTGACCGGCTCGAACGCGGCGGCCGAGGCCGTCTTCGGCACCGGCCGCACCGGTGTCGCCCTCTCGGTGGCCGCGGCGGTGGCCGGCACCGGGCTCGCCGGAGCCCTCTTCTGCGAGCTGCGCCGCCGCTCCGGGAGCCTGATCCCGCCGGTGGCGCTGCACTGCGCGCTCAACAGCGCGGGGTACGCGCTGGCGTGGGCGGCCTCCCGCCGGTGGGCCCGTTGA